The Apus apus isolate bApuApu2 chromosome 21, bApuApu2.pri.cur, whole genome shotgun sequence genome has a segment encoding these proteins:
- the AHDC1 gene encoding transcription factor Gibbin isoform X1: MLSLKVASGAEGSGTPAAGQEVAPADNRSLPKRAGSGGLGKQQPVDGSSVACQPLALENGASPPAAERCPRAQGSGPRQPGSDGSTFPVNLHCKHPRNRELKFRSSSKAEGPGPTFPDPHVSNCSAKRHAGEEEVRMRVKPPGPVVTTSVVRGSPDYVREPKFYPPGHPAQRPPACPAEKALSCSVLSFPEGSCPALGREHQAGSLLHGDPADRCQSVHGGTKAGEDLLGCAGEHRILGGSAEEAAARDRVPKTFPNVTLASGRCNVDSILALLRSKCGNGHINLHPVVQLIDIMKDLNRLSEDLKSSGVHLDCGSLRGGGGGGHEDNRLLPTDRDLQYSFFSSPSLANSIRSPEERGVLCKTEPPRHPRPQAREGEAEGGGGSTPQPPGHSGGVGGASKAPVVEASCSQPDAGDYSDLAEADILNELASLACPGTQLLESQAMEPQPQLLPAQELDSQSRLLDSQSLESQPQLLDSQSLEPLPESLELQNLEPLGLQSLEPLSESLELQSLEPLSESLELQSLEPLAEPLGLQTLEPLPGALEPPLLDARAPLLPTEPSLLEPQPLGPVAELLEAQPGSGDPLRPHGLQPRLGGCPLGSVVKRGPCGGRGAGRCGEDHRKYALRRTDKPKMLCRRRRAGRGRRVDITPESRVLSPLALPAEVPPGPEEPSTPLLAPPPPPPTTLDPDEVPKAPAMGKKSKCRGVRKMVVKMAKIPVSLGRRNKTTYKVSSLSSNLNLEGKELAASSSMEPTPLLKMKNNGRNVVVVFPPGEMPIILKRKRGRPPKNLLLGQTKPKEPVPEVKKRRRRKQKLASPQPSYIADTNDSKADYSDVLAKLAFLNRQSQCSGRCSPPRCWTPSEPESIHQAPDTQSISHFLHRVQGFRRRGGKAGGFGGRGGGHAARAARCSFSDFFEGIGKKKKAPTALHADAVHPRKRGRPEPDPMGKPKRKRRARKNGALFPEPNPGQSFGDGPAEWAGGEKGSPWAPHHGHPSGQAGRSGGYQGAEARPFHAAGLESGSSNRAGFYGGSAASSQAEAGPERHSLFTGYFRSLLDSDDSSDLLDFALSASRSESRKSAAAYTAPPAALPGQRGLAAYPARGGKVAAATPGAEAFHAAMQGRPAFPPSRAAATTGYAVSQGSSECRGAEAFPKLAPPSAVSRSPTAHPAASGTPGYSPYGNYGTGQSVAPASVFPPGKQYPSAQDCPNSKDCSFAYGSGSSLPSSPSSAHSAGYAPPTAGPSLPLGKAAFFNSTEQGVQFSSAAHTPLRCDSRASTVSPGGYMVPKGSASFQPSPENCRQFPSAAPWAFRQGYGGLDWSSEAFSQLYNPGFECHLNEPNVILDISNYTPQKAKQQTVSETFSESSSDSTQFNQPAGYRRANSEASSSEGQSSLSSLEKLMMDWNEASSAPGYNWNQSVLFQSNSKPGRGRRKKVDMFDTSHLNFSSSSSSSSVYPSKRSTGPRQPRGSRGACASKKERGTGKAKFPTKSQVVNPLFQESTDLGLDYYSGDSSMSPLPSQSRGFGVGERDPCDYAGPYSMNPSTPSDGTFVQGFQSDSPGLGQPDLESKHFPALPHQLAGPGQQTVFEAGLQKAFSPNCSPTLAFKEDLRAGDIRKLPACDSLKHSMQGGSLPHAPHLPCRDLPMPQPHYDSPSCKNPPYWYSPNASTRSPSYDGKAGAGMLVDFMGRTDPTCLNPHLSSPSSTHPSKGEKEPLEMSRAHHRGPYACPLINDLNISPVPRDSMLQLQDNYRYPSFAPQGHPVMAPTQKSGFLGPMVEQQHPEDTFTVTSL; the protein is encoded by the exons ATGGGAGCTCGGTCGCCTGCCAGCCCCTCGCACTGGAGAACGGTGCCAGCCCCCCGGCAGCCGAGCGGTGCCCCCGCGCCCAGGGCTCCGGCCCCCGCCAGCCCGGCAGCGACGGCAGCACCTTCCCGGTGAACCTGCACTGCAAACACCCCCGGAACAG AGAGCTCAAgttcaggagcagcagcaaagcagagg GTCCCGGTCCCACCTTCCCTGACCCCCATGTCAGCAACTGCTCGGCCAAGCGGCACGCGGGGGAGGAGGAGGTCAGGATGCGCGTGAAGCCCCCGGGCCCAGTGGTAACGACCAGCGTTGTGCGTGGCTCGCCCGACTACGTCCGAGAGCCCAAATTCTACCCTCCGGGCCACCCGGCGCAGCGGCCCCCGGCTTGCCCGGCGGAAAAGGCCTTATCCTGCAGCGTGCTGAGCTTCCCTGAGGGCTCGTGCCCCGCGCTCGGCCGGGAGCACCAGGCAGGCTCGCTGCTGCACGGCGACCCAGCCGACCGGTGCCAGAGCGTTCACGGGGGCACCAAGGCAGGGGAGGACTTGCTGGGCTGTGCCGGCGAGCACCGGATCCTGGGGGGTAGCGCGGAGGAAGCAGCCGCCCGGGATCGGGTGCCTAAAACCTTCCCCAACGTGACGCTGGCCTCGGGCCGCTGCAACGTCGACAGCATCCTCGCTTTGCTCCGGAGCAAGTGCGGCAACGGGCACATCAACCTCCACCCCGTGGTGCAGCTCATCGACATCATGAAGGACCTCAACCGCCTCTCCGAGGACCTCAAGAGCAGCGGGGTGCACCTGGACTGCGGTAGCCTccgtggtggtggtggtggtggccacGAGGACAACCGTCTCCTCCCTACTGACCGTGACCTCCAGTACAGCTTCTTCTCCTCACCTTCCTTGGCCAACAGCATCCGCAGCCCTGAGGAACGGGGGGTGCTGTGCAAAACTGAGCCACCGCGGCATCCCCGGCCCCAGGCTCGAGAAGGAGAAGCCGAGGGTGGTGGGGGGAGCACCCCACAGCCCCCGGGACATAGTGGGGGTGTTGGAGGGGCCTCCAAAGCACCAGTGGTGGAAGCTAGTTGCTCCCAGCCTGATGCTGGTGATTACTCAGACCTGGCCGAGGCGGATATCCTGAACGAACTGGCCTCCCTGGCCTGCCCTGGGACGCAGCTGCTGGAGTCACAGGCGATGGAGCCTCAGCCCCAGTTGCTGCCAGCCCAAGAGCTGGACTCCCAGTCCCGGCTGTTGGATTCCCAGTCCCTTGAGTCGCAACCCCAGCTGCTCGATTCACAGAGCCTGGAGCCTCTGCCAGAGTCACTGGAGCTGCAAAACCTGGAGCCATTGGGGTTGCAGTCGCTGGAGCCGCTTTCCGAGTCGCTGGAGCTGCAGTCGCTGGAGCCTTTGTCCGAGTCCTTGGAGCTGCAGTCGCTGGAGCCGCTGGCGGAGCCGCTGGGGCTGCAGACACTGGAGCCACTTCCCGGGGCACTGGAGCCGCCGCTGCTGGATGCACGAGCCCCCCTGCTGCCCACCGAGCCCTCGCTGCTGGAGCCACAGCCACTGGGCCCCGTGgcggagctgctggaggcacaACCGGGCAGCGGGGACCCGCTGCGACCCCACGGGCTGCAGCCCCGTCTAGGGGGGTGTCCTCTGGGCAGCGTGGTGAAACGGGGTCCCtgcgggggccggggggccgGGCGGTGCGGCGAGGACCACCGCAAGTACGCCCTGCGCCGGACAGACAAGCCAAAGATGCTGTGCCGCCGGAGGAGGGCAGGGCGAGGGCGCCGGGTGGACATCACCCCCGAGAGCCGTGTCTTGTCCCCTCTTGCCCTGCCCGCCGAGGTGCCCCCCGGGCCTGAGGAGCCCAGCACCCCGCTACtggcccccccgcccccaccTCCCACCACTCTGGACCCCGATGAGGTGCCCAAGGCCCCTGCGATGGGGAAGAAGAGCAAGTGCCGAGGGGTGAGGAAGATGGTAGTGAAGATGGCCAAGATCCCTGTGTCCCTGGGGAGGAGAAACAAGACCACCTACAAGGTGTCGTCGCTCAGCAGCAACCTCAACCTGGAGGGCAAGGAGCTGGCggccagcagctccatggagcCCACGCCGCTGCTCAAGATGAAGAACAACGGGCGCAACGTGGTGGTGGTCTTCCCCCCCGGTGAGATGCCCATCATCTTGAAGCGCAAGCGGGGCAGGCCCCCCAAGAACCTGCTGCTGGGCCAAACCAAGCCCAAGGAACCCGTCCCGGAggtgaagaagaggaggagaaggaagcagaagctgGCTTCCCCTCAGCCATCCTACATTGCCGACACCAATGACAGCAAGGCTGACTACTCAGACGTCTTGGCCAAGCTGGCCTTCCTTAACCGGCAGAGCCAGTGCTCGGGGCGCTGCTCACCGCCCCGCTGCTGGACCCCCAGTGAGCCCGAATCCATCCACCAAGCCCCCGACACCCAAAGCATCTCCCACTTCTTGCACCGCGTCCAGGGCTTCCGCCGGCGCGGCGGCAAGGCGGGGGGCTTTGGTGGGCGTGGGGGTGGCCATGCTGCCCGTGCTGCCCGTTGTTCCTTCAGCGATTTCTTCGAGGGCATcgggaagaagaagaaagcccCCACTGCCCTCCACGCCGACGCCGTGCACCCACGCAAGCGGGGCCGGCCGGAGCCCGATCCCATGGGCAAACCCAAACGGAAACGCCGAGCTCGCAAGAACGGAGCGCTGTTCCCTGAACCCAACCCTGGGCAGAGCTTTGGTGATGGCCCCGCTGAGTGGGCTGGGGGGGAGAAGGGCAGCCCCTGGGCCCCCCACCACGGCCACCCCAGTGGCCAGGCTGGCCGCAGTGGTGGCTACCAAGGGGCTGAGGCCAGGCCGTTCCACGCCGCTGGGCTGGAGTCGGGCTCCTCCAACCGGGCTGGTTTCTATGGCGGGAGCGCGGCATCCTCGCAGGCGGAGGCCGGCCCGGAGAGGCACAGCCTCTTCACCGGCTATTTCCGCTCCTTGCTGGACTCGGACGATTCCTCCGACCTATTGGACTTCGCCCTCTCGGCCTCCCGCTCCGAGTCCCGCAAATCAGCGGCCGCCTACACGGCTCCCCCGGCCGCCCTGCCGGGACAACGGGGCTTGGCTGCCTACCCAGCCCGAGGCGGCAAGGTGGCGGCCGCAACCCCGGGCGCCGAGGCCTTCCATGCGGCCATGCAGGGCCGGCCGGCATTCCCACCCAGCCGTGCCGCTGCCACCACTGGCTATGCCGTGTCCCAAGGGTCATCGGAGTGCCGGGGCGCCGAGGCCTTTCCCAAGCTGGCACCACCCTCCGCTGTCTCCCGGTCGCCCACGGCTCACCCGGCGGCCAGCGGTACCCCCGGCTACTCGCCCTACGGCAACTACGGCACCGGGCAGAGCGTGGCACCTGCCAGCGTCTTCCCACCGGGAAAGCAGTACCCATCAGCCCAGGATTGCCCCAACAGCAAGGACTGCAGCTTCGCCTACGGCAGCGGCAGCagcctcccctcctctcccagcagtgCCCACAGTGCCGGCTACGCGCCGCCGACGGCCGGTCCCAGCTTGCCCTTGGGCAAAGCTGCCTTCTTCAACAGCACCGAGCAAGGGGTACAGTTCTCCAGCGCCGCCCACACCCCCCTGCGCTGCGACAGCCGGGCCAGCACCGTCTCACCCGGTGGCTACATGGTGCCCAAGGGCTCAGCTTCCTTCCAACCCTCACCCGAAAACTGCCGGCAGTTCCCCAGCGCCGCGCCCTGGGCTTTCCGGCAAGGCTACGGTGGGCTGGATTGGAGCTCGGAGGCCTTCAGCCAGCTCTACAACCCAGGGTTTGAGTGTCACCTCAACGAGCCCAATGTCATCCTGGACATCTCCAACTACACCCCGCAGAAAGCCAAGCAGCAGACGGTCTCGGAGACCTTCTCCGAATCCTCCTCTGACAGCACCCAGTTCAACCAGCCGGCCGGCTACCGGCGTGCCAACAGCGAGGCGTCCTCCAGCGAGGGCCAGTCCAGcctctccagcctggagaagctgatGATGGACTGGAACGAGGCGTCCTCTGCCCCAGGCTACAACTGGAACCAGAGTGTCCTCTTCCAGAGCAACTCCAAGCCCGGTCGAGGCCGACGGAAGAAGGTGGACATGTTTGACACCTCTCACCTGaacttctcctcctcttcttcctcctcctccgtCTACCCCTCCAAGAGGAGCACAGGGCCCCGGCAGCCTCGGGGTTCCCGGGGAGCTTGTGCCTCCAAGAAGGAGAGGGGGACGGGCAAGGCCAAGTTCCCCACCAAGTCACAGGTGGTCAACCCCCTCTTCCAGGAGAGCACGGACCTGGGCTTGGACTACTACAGCGGGGACAGCAGCAtgtcccccctgccctcccaaTCCCGGGGCTTCGGGGTGGGCGAGCGGGACCCCTGTGACTACGCTGGCCCCTATTCCATGAACCCCTCCACCCCCTCGGACGGGACTTTTGTCCAGGGCTTTCAGAGTGACTCCCCCGGTTTGGGGCAGCCGGATTTGGAGAGCAAGCACTTCCCTGCCCTCCCGCACCAGCTGGCGGGTCCCGGCCAGCAGACTGTCTTTGAGGCCGGTTTGCAGAAAGCCTTCTCACCCAACTGCTCCCCAACCTTGGCCTTCAAGGAGGACCTACGGGCTGGGGACATCCGGAAGCTGCCCGCCTGCGACTCGCTCAAACACAGCATGCAGGGGGGGTCCCTGCCGCACGCCCCCCACCTGCCGTGCCGCGATCTCCCCATGCCTCAACCGCACTACGACTCCCCCAGTTGCAAAAACCCCCCGTACTGGTATTCCCCCAACGCCAGCACCCGGAGCCCTTCCTACGACGGGAAAGCGGGGGCCGGGATGCTTGTAGACTTCATGGGGAGGACGGACCCCACGTGTCTCAACCCCCACTTGAGCAGCCCAAGCAGCACCCACCCCTCCAAGGGTGAGAAGGAACCCTTGGAGATGTCCCGGGCGCACCACCGAGGACCCTACGCTTGTCCCTTGATCAATGACTTGAACATCTCCCCCGTACCAAGAGACTCAATGCTGCAACTGCAGGACAACTACAGGTACCCCAGTTTTGCACCCCAAGGGCACCCCGTCATGGCCCCCACCCAGAAGAGCGGGTTTTTGGGACCCATGGTAGAGCAACAACACCCTGAGGACACTTTTACGGTCACCTCATTGTAG
- the AHDC1 gene encoding transcription factor Gibbin isoform X2: MRVKPPGPVVTTSVVRGSPDYVREPKFYPPGHPAQRPPACPAEKALSCSVLSFPEGSCPALGREHQAGSLLHGDPADRCQSVHGGTKAGEDLLGCAGEHRILGGSAEEAAARDRVPKTFPNVTLASGRCNVDSILALLRSKCGNGHINLHPVVQLIDIMKDLNRLSEDLKSSGVHLDCGSLRGGGGGGHEDNRLLPTDRDLQYSFFSSPSLANSIRSPEERGVLCKTEPPRHPRPQAREGEAEGGGGSTPQPPGHSGGVGGASKAPVVEASCSQPDAGDYSDLAEADILNELASLACPGTQLLESQAMEPQPQLLPAQELDSQSRLLDSQSLESQPQLLDSQSLEPLPESLELQNLEPLGLQSLEPLSESLELQSLEPLSESLELQSLEPLAEPLGLQTLEPLPGALEPPLLDARAPLLPTEPSLLEPQPLGPVAELLEAQPGSGDPLRPHGLQPRLGGCPLGSVVKRGPCGGRGAGRCGEDHRKYALRRTDKPKMLCRRRRAGRGRRVDITPESRVLSPLALPAEVPPGPEEPSTPLLAPPPPPPTTLDPDEVPKAPAMGKKSKCRGVRKMVVKMAKIPVSLGRRNKTTYKVSSLSSNLNLEGKELAASSSMEPTPLLKMKNNGRNVVVVFPPGEMPIILKRKRGRPPKNLLLGQTKPKEPVPEVKKRRRRKQKLASPQPSYIADTNDSKADYSDVLAKLAFLNRQSQCSGRCSPPRCWTPSEPESIHQAPDTQSISHFLHRVQGFRRRGGKAGGFGGRGGGHAARAARCSFSDFFEGIGKKKKAPTALHADAVHPRKRGRPEPDPMGKPKRKRRARKNGALFPEPNPGQSFGDGPAEWAGGEKGSPWAPHHGHPSGQAGRSGGYQGAEARPFHAAGLESGSSNRAGFYGGSAASSQAEAGPERHSLFTGYFRSLLDSDDSSDLLDFALSASRSESRKSAAAYTAPPAALPGQRGLAAYPARGGKVAAATPGAEAFHAAMQGRPAFPPSRAAATTGYAVSQGSSECRGAEAFPKLAPPSAVSRSPTAHPAASGTPGYSPYGNYGTGQSVAPASVFPPGKQYPSAQDCPNSKDCSFAYGSGSSLPSSPSSAHSAGYAPPTAGPSLPLGKAAFFNSTEQGVQFSSAAHTPLRCDSRASTVSPGGYMVPKGSASFQPSPENCRQFPSAAPWAFRQGYGGLDWSSEAFSQLYNPGFECHLNEPNVILDISNYTPQKAKQQTVSETFSESSSDSTQFNQPAGYRRANSEASSSEGQSSLSSLEKLMMDWNEASSAPGYNWNQSVLFQSNSKPGRGRRKKVDMFDTSHLNFSSSSSSSSVYPSKRSTGPRQPRGSRGACASKKERGTGKAKFPTKSQVVNPLFQESTDLGLDYYSGDSSMSPLPSQSRGFGVGERDPCDYAGPYSMNPSTPSDGTFVQGFQSDSPGLGQPDLESKHFPALPHQLAGPGQQTVFEAGLQKAFSPNCSPTLAFKEDLRAGDIRKLPACDSLKHSMQGGSLPHAPHLPCRDLPMPQPHYDSPSCKNPPYWYSPNASTRSPSYDGKAGAGMLVDFMGRTDPTCLNPHLSSPSSTHPSKGEKEPLEMSRAHHRGPYACPLINDLNISPVPRDSMLQLQDNYRYPSFAPQGHPVMAPTQKSGFLGPMVEQQHPEDTFTVTSL, translated from the coding sequence ATGCGCGTGAAGCCCCCGGGCCCAGTGGTAACGACCAGCGTTGTGCGTGGCTCGCCCGACTACGTCCGAGAGCCCAAATTCTACCCTCCGGGCCACCCGGCGCAGCGGCCCCCGGCTTGCCCGGCGGAAAAGGCCTTATCCTGCAGCGTGCTGAGCTTCCCTGAGGGCTCGTGCCCCGCGCTCGGCCGGGAGCACCAGGCAGGCTCGCTGCTGCACGGCGACCCAGCCGACCGGTGCCAGAGCGTTCACGGGGGCACCAAGGCAGGGGAGGACTTGCTGGGCTGTGCCGGCGAGCACCGGATCCTGGGGGGTAGCGCGGAGGAAGCAGCCGCCCGGGATCGGGTGCCTAAAACCTTCCCCAACGTGACGCTGGCCTCGGGCCGCTGCAACGTCGACAGCATCCTCGCTTTGCTCCGGAGCAAGTGCGGCAACGGGCACATCAACCTCCACCCCGTGGTGCAGCTCATCGACATCATGAAGGACCTCAACCGCCTCTCCGAGGACCTCAAGAGCAGCGGGGTGCACCTGGACTGCGGTAGCCTccgtggtggtggtggtggtggccacGAGGACAACCGTCTCCTCCCTACTGACCGTGACCTCCAGTACAGCTTCTTCTCCTCACCTTCCTTGGCCAACAGCATCCGCAGCCCTGAGGAACGGGGGGTGCTGTGCAAAACTGAGCCACCGCGGCATCCCCGGCCCCAGGCTCGAGAAGGAGAAGCCGAGGGTGGTGGGGGGAGCACCCCACAGCCCCCGGGACATAGTGGGGGTGTTGGAGGGGCCTCCAAAGCACCAGTGGTGGAAGCTAGTTGCTCCCAGCCTGATGCTGGTGATTACTCAGACCTGGCCGAGGCGGATATCCTGAACGAACTGGCCTCCCTGGCCTGCCCTGGGACGCAGCTGCTGGAGTCACAGGCGATGGAGCCTCAGCCCCAGTTGCTGCCAGCCCAAGAGCTGGACTCCCAGTCCCGGCTGTTGGATTCCCAGTCCCTTGAGTCGCAACCCCAGCTGCTCGATTCACAGAGCCTGGAGCCTCTGCCAGAGTCACTGGAGCTGCAAAACCTGGAGCCATTGGGGTTGCAGTCGCTGGAGCCGCTTTCCGAGTCGCTGGAGCTGCAGTCGCTGGAGCCTTTGTCCGAGTCCTTGGAGCTGCAGTCGCTGGAGCCGCTGGCGGAGCCGCTGGGGCTGCAGACACTGGAGCCACTTCCCGGGGCACTGGAGCCGCCGCTGCTGGATGCACGAGCCCCCCTGCTGCCCACCGAGCCCTCGCTGCTGGAGCCACAGCCACTGGGCCCCGTGgcggagctgctggaggcacaACCGGGCAGCGGGGACCCGCTGCGACCCCACGGGCTGCAGCCCCGTCTAGGGGGGTGTCCTCTGGGCAGCGTGGTGAAACGGGGTCCCtgcgggggccggggggccgGGCGGTGCGGCGAGGACCACCGCAAGTACGCCCTGCGCCGGACAGACAAGCCAAAGATGCTGTGCCGCCGGAGGAGGGCAGGGCGAGGGCGCCGGGTGGACATCACCCCCGAGAGCCGTGTCTTGTCCCCTCTTGCCCTGCCCGCCGAGGTGCCCCCCGGGCCTGAGGAGCCCAGCACCCCGCTACtggcccccccgcccccaccTCCCACCACTCTGGACCCCGATGAGGTGCCCAAGGCCCCTGCGATGGGGAAGAAGAGCAAGTGCCGAGGGGTGAGGAAGATGGTAGTGAAGATGGCCAAGATCCCTGTGTCCCTGGGGAGGAGAAACAAGACCACCTACAAGGTGTCGTCGCTCAGCAGCAACCTCAACCTGGAGGGCAAGGAGCTGGCggccagcagctccatggagcCCACGCCGCTGCTCAAGATGAAGAACAACGGGCGCAACGTGGTGGTGGTCTTCCCCCCCGGTGAGATGCCCATCATCTTGAAGCGCAAGCGGGGCAGGCCCCCCAAGAACCTGCTGCTGGGCCAAACCAAGCCCAAGGAACCCGTCCCGGAggtgaagaagaggaggagaaggaagcagaagctgGCTTCCCCTCAGCCATCCTACATTGCCGACACCAATGACAGCAAGGCTGACTACTCAGACGTCTTGGCCAAGCTGGCCTTCCTTAACCGGCAGAGCCAGTGCTCGGGGCGCTGCTCACCGCCCCGCTGCTGGACCCCCAGTGAGCCCGAATCCATCCACCAAGCCCCCGACACCCAAAGCATCTCCCACTTCTTGCACCGCGTCCAGGGCTTCCGCCGGCGCGGCGGCAAGGCGGGGGGCTTTGGTGGGCGTGGGGGTGGCCATGCTGCCCGTGCTGCCCGTTGTTCCTTCAGCGATTTCTTCGAGGGCATcgggaagaagaagaaagcccCCACTGCCCTCCACGCCGACGCCGTGCACCCACGCAAGCGGGGCCGGCCGGAGCCCGATCCCATGGGCAAACCCAAACGGAAACGCCGAGCTCGCAAGAACGGAGCGCTGTTCCCTGAACCCAACCCTGGGCAGAGCTTTGGTGATGGCCCCGCTGAGTGGGCTGGGGGGGAGAAGGGCAGCCCCTGGGCCCCCCACCACGGCCACCCCAGTGGCCAGGCTGGCCGCAGTGGTGGCTACCAAGGGGCTGAGGCCAGGCCGTTCCACGCCGCTGGGCTGGAGTCGGGCTCCTCCAACCGGGCTGGTTTCTATGGCGGGAGCGCGGCATCCTCGCAGGCGGAGGCCGGCCCGGAGAGGCACAGCCTCTTCACCGGCTATTTCCGCTCCTTGCTGGACTCGGACGATTCCTCCGACCTATTGGACTTCGCCCTCTCGGCCTCCCGCTCCGAGTCCCGCAAATCAGCGGCCGCCTACACGGCTCCCCCGGCCGCCCTGCCGGGACAACGGGGCTTGGCTGCCTACCCAGCCCGAGGCGGCAAGGTGGCGGCCGCAACCCCGGGCGCCGAGGCCTTCCATGCGGCCATGCAGGGCCGGCCGGCATTCCCACCCAGCCGTGCCGCTGCCACCACTGGCTATGCCGTGTCCCAAGGGTCATCGGAGTGCCGGGGCGCCGAGGCCTTTCCCAAGCTGGCACCACCCTCCGCTGTCTCCCGGTCGCCCACGGCTCACCCGGCGGCCAGCGGTACCCCCGGCTACTCGCCCTACGGCAACTACGGCACCGGGCAGAGCGTGGCACCTGCCAGCGTCTTCCCACCGGGAAAGCAGTACCCATCAGCCCAGGATTGCCCCAACAGCAAGGACTGCAGCTTCGCCTACGGCAGCGGCAGCagcctcccctcctctcccagcagtgCCCACAGTGCCGGCTACGCGCCGCCGACGGCCGGTCCCAGCTTGCCCTTGGGCAAAGCTGCCTTCTTCAACAGCACCGAGCAAGGGGTACAGTTCTCCAGCGCCGCCCACACCCCCCTGCGCTGCGACAGCCGGGCCAGCACCGTCTCACCCGGTGGCTACATGGTGCCCAAGGGCTCAGCTTCCTTCCAACCCTCACCCGAAAACTGCCGGCAGTTCCCCAGCGCCGCGCCCTGGGCTTTCCGGCAAGGCTACGGTGGGCTGGATTGGAGCTCGGAGGCCTTCAGCCAGCTCTACAACCCAGGGTTTGAGTGTCACCTCAACGAGCCCAATGTCATCCTGGACATCTCCAACTACACCCCGCAGAAAGCCAAGCAGCAGACGGTCTCGGAGACCTTCTCCGAATCCTCCTCTGACAGCACCCAGTTCAACCAGCCGGCCGGCTACCGGCGTGCCAACAGCGAGGCGTCCTCCAGCGAGGGCCAGTCCAGcctctccagcctggagaagctgatGATGGACTGGAACGAGGCGTCCTCTGCCCCAGGCTACAACTGGAACCAGAGTGTCCTCTTCCAGAGCAACTCCAAGCCCGGTCGAGGCCGACGGAAGAAGGTGGACATGTTTGACACCTCTCACCTGaacttctcctcctcttcttcctcctcctccgtCTACCCCTCCAAGAGGAGCACAGGGCCCCGGCAGCCTCGGGGTTCCCGGGGAGCTTGTGCCTCCAAGAAGGAGAGGGGGACGGGCAAGGCCAAGTTCCCCACCAAGTCACAGGTGGTCAACCCCCTCTTCCAGGAGAGCACGGACCTGGGCTTGGACTACTACAGCGGGGACAGCAGCAtgtcccccctgccctcccaaTCCCGGGGCTTCGGGGTGGGCGAGCGGGACCCCTGTGACTACGCTGGCCCCTATTCCATGAACCCCTCCACCCCCTCGGACGGGACTTTTGTCCAGGGCTTTCAGAGTGACTCCCCCGGTTTGGGGCAGCCGGATTTGGAGAGCAAGCACTTCCCTGCCCTCCCGCACCAGCTGGCGGGTCCCGGCCAGCAGACTGTCTTTGAGGCCGGTTTGCAGAAAGCCTTCTCACCCAACTGCTCCCCAACCTTGGCCTTCAAGGAGGACCTACGGGCTGGGGACATCCGGAAGCTGCCCGCCTGCGACTCGCTCAAACACAGCATGCAGGGGGGGTCCCTGCCGCACGCCCCCCACCTGCCGTGCCGCGATCTCCCCATGCCTCAACCGCACTACGACTCCCCCAGTTGCAAAAACCCCCCGTACTGGTATTCCCCCAACGCCAGCACCCGGAGCCCTTCCTACGACGGGAAAGCGGGGGCCGGGATGCTTGTAGACTTCATGGGGAGGACGGACCCCACGTGTCTCAACCCCCACTTGAGCAGCCCAAGCAGCACCCACCCCTCCAAGGGTGAGAAGGAACCCTTGGAGATGTCCCGGGCGCACCACCGAGGACCCTACGCTTGTCCCTTGATCAATGACTTGAACATCTCCCCCGTACCAAGAGACTCAATGCTGCAACTGCAGGACAACTACAGGTACCCCAGTTTTGCACCCCAAGGGCACCCCGTCATGGCCCCCACCCAGAAGAGCGGGTTTTTGGGACCCATGGTAGAGCAACAACACCCTGAGGACACTTTTACGGTCACCTCATTGTAG